GCCCTGCAGCGCCGTCACGAGGGCGTCCCGGTCGGCCGGCCCGAGATCGCTGGGCACTTCCACACGGACGGGGAGCGGCGACAGCGGCTGTGAGCTCAGCGCGGCGCCGATGCGGTCGATGAACGCGTGCACCTCCGCTGCGGTCGCGCCGTAAGCGGTCGCGAGCGGCACGACCATCGCATCGGGGATGCCGCCTATGAGCGCGTCCAGCAGCTGCTCCTGCCACGCGGTGACGTCGCTGAGCCGTGTCGTCGCGTCGGCGCCGAGCTGAATGCTCGACGGGGTGCGCCACAGGGGCGGGTGGGACGGAGCCAATCGGAGCATGCCCCGAGTCTGCCGCTCCGGCATCCCCTTCTCCCGTTGTCCACAGGTCGCCTGTGCGCTCTCGCGACAGACGCGTGCCTGTGGAGGAGGCGGTGCTAGACCGGTCGCGGACCCTCGGGGCGGTCGGCGTCCGTGTCGCCCGGAGCGTCGCCGGTGTCGTCGGCGGCGGACTTCAACAGCGCGTCGAGGGCGTCGTCCATCGCGTCGCGCGGCGGAGCCTCGCCGCGTCCCCGCGCCTGCAGGCGGGCGATCAGCCCGGCCGGATCATCGATGTCGCCGGGACCGGGCATGAGGTCGGGGTAGTCCCAGAGGCTGTCGCGCGCCTCGACGCCGACCGCGTCGGTGACCGCACGCCACATCGCCGCCGCCTCCCGTAGACGCCGCGGCCGCAGCTCCAGGCCGACCAGCGACCCCATGGCCTGCTCGGCGGGGCCGCCGACAGCGCGACGGCGGCGGACCGCCTCGGCGATCCGGTCGGCGGTGGGCAGCCGTGAGGTCGCGTCGGCCGTGACGATGTCGACCCATCCCTCGATGGTGGCCAGCAGGTTCTCGAGGCGTTCGAGCGCGGTCGTCTGCGCGTCGGTGCGCTGGGGGAGAAGCGCACCGCTCTCGATGGCGGCCTTCAGCTCGTCGGGCGACGACGGATCGAATCGGGTGGCGAGCTCTTCGAGGGCACCCATGTCGACGTGGATGCCACGGGCGAAGTCGGTCACCTGTGAGATCACGTGCAGACGCAGCCACCGCGCGTGGCGGAACAGGCGCGCGTGGGCGAGTTCGCGGGTGGCGAGGTACAGGGCCAGCTGGTCGGGCTCGATCTCGAGGTCGCGACCGAAGTCGGCGAAGTTCTGCGGGAGGATGGCGGCCTCGCCGTCGGGCATGACCGGGATGCCGACGTCACCGCCGGAGACGACCTCCTGCGACAGCCGGCCGATGACCCCACCCAGCTGGGCGGCGAAGAGCGACCCGCCGATGGTGCGCATGAAACGGCCTGCGCCGGCGATCGCACCCTTCATCTCGTCGGGCGTCTGCGAGTCGATGGCGGCGGTGAGGGCGTCGGCGATCGAGTTGGCGACCGGCTCGGCGAGCTCCTGCCACACGGGCAGGGTCGCCTCGACCCACTGACCGCGCGTCATCGCCCGCGGCGCGGACGCGAGTTCGGACACCGCCGTCGCCTCGCTCAGCCACAGGGTGGCCAGCGAGAAGGCCTGGCCGAAGTCCTGCCGGTCGCCGGTGCCGATGCCCTGACCGTCCTGGTTCGCCAGATGCAGTGCCTGCGTGCGGGCGGCGTTCCAGTCGATGCCGTCGGCACCCGAGGCGAACGCGCTCTGCATCTGCCGCAGCACCTGCTGCATCATGGCGGGGTCCACGCCCAGTCCGCGCAGCTGCTCGAGCTGCTCGGGGCCGAGACCACCGCCCTGACCACCGAGAAGGCCGCGCAGCAGCTCTTCGAAGTCGTCGTTGTCGGGACGGTCCTCATCGGTCATGGGCGGGGGCCTTTCAGCAAAGTGATGGGGTCGCGCTCTACGCTAGTTCAACGTCCACCGCACGTCCCCGGCGGGAGGATCACCCGCTTACGCCGGTCGCGAACGACCGGCCAGGAAGGCCAGCCGTGGCACTGTTCGACCCCACCGTGACGGTCACGCCCGCACCGCGGCGCCGCGTTCCGCGCAGCGTGACCATCGGCATCTGGGCGCTGGCTGTGGCTCTCCTGGCACTGCTGGCGCTGACGCTGCTGCCGACGTCGTTCGTGATCCAGCGACCGGGGCCTGTGTTCAACACGCTCGGCACCGCTGCGGATGCCGAGGGGGAGCAGGTCCCGCTGATCGAAGTCGCCGGGGCCGACACCTATCCGACCGCCGGTGCACTCGACCTGCTCACCGCGGAGATCCGCGGCAACCCCGCCAACACGCCGTCGTGGGTCGAACTGGCCTTCGCCTGGTTCGACCCGTCCCGTGCGATCCTGCCGATCGATCGGGTGTTCGCCGAGGGTCAGACCGCCGAAGAGCGCACCCAGCAGAGCGCGCAGATGATGGTCGACTCCCAGAAGGAGGCCACCGCCGCCGCCCTGATCGAGCTCGGGCACGACGTCGAGCCGATGGTGCGGGTGTACGCGATAGGGGAGGAGTCGCCGGCGCAGGGCATCCTGCAGCCCGACGACATCATCCGCGCGGTGGACGGAACGCCCGTCGACGACACCGACGCGCTTCGCAAGGGGATCAACGCCACCGGCGGCGATCCTGTCGATCTCACCGTCGAGCGCGACGGCCAGCTGCTCGACGCGCAGGTGACGCCGATCGAAGGCGAGATCGACGGCGAGACGACCTGGCTGGTCGGCGTCACGACGCTGCGCGACTTCGACTTTCCGATCGACGTGACCATCCAGCTCAACGCCGTGGGCGGTTCCAGCGCCGGGATGATGTTCTCGCTGGGGATCATCGACATGCTCACGCCGGGTGAGCTCAACGGCGGCGAGAGCGTGGCCGGCACGGGCACCATCGACTCGGAGGGCGTCGTCGGCCCGATCGGCGCCATCCGGCAGAAGCTGCATGGAGCGAAGGATGCCGGTGCCGACTGGTTCCTGGCTCCGCTGAGCAACTGCGACGAAGTCGTCGGCCATGTGCCGTCGGGTCTGCAGGTGTTCGCCGTCGAGACGCTCGACGACGCGCTCGAAGTCCTCGAGACGATCCGCGAGGACGGCGACGTCGACGCGCTGCCGACGTGCGAGCGCTGAGGCCGTGTTCGCGCTGGGCTGACACGGCGATCGCACAGAATCACCCCGCCTAGGATGGAAGGGTGACCACGACCTCAGCGCCGAACCAGGCCACGCCCAGCCCGCTTCGCCGTGCAATCGGCATCACCCTGGCGGTGATCGCCGCGATCGTCGTGGCGTTCTTCATCTTCGCGAGCCTGTACGCCGACTGGCTCTGGTACGCACAGCTCGGCTTCGACGGTGTGCTCGTCACGCAGTGGACGGCGCGCGTGGTGATGTTCGCGATCGGGTTCTTCGGCATGGCCGCCCCGGTGTTCGCGTCGATCCAGCTCGCCTACCGGCTGCGACCGGTCTACGCCCGGCTGAGCTCGCAGCTGGACCACTACCAGGAGGTCGTGGAACCGCTGCGTCGCCTGGCGATGTGGGGCATCCCGGTCTTCTTCGGCTTCTTCTCCGGCTTCGCGGCATCGGCGCAGTGGGAGACCGCGTGGCTGTGGATGAATCGGGTCTCCACGGGAATCGACGATCCCGAGTTCGGCCTCGACACCGGCTTCTACCTCTTCGAGTTGCCCTTCTTCGGCAGCCTTCTCGGCTTCATCTCGGCCGTCCTCCTCGTCTGCCTGCTCGTCACCGCATTGGTCGCGTACCTCTACGGCTCGGTGCGCGTCGGCCAGCGGGAGCTGCGGATCTCGAAGGCGGCACGCATCCAGCTGGCGATCATCGCCGGCCTCTACCTGCTGACGCAGGGGGTGAGCCTGTGGCTCGACCGCTACAAGACGCTGCTGTCCGAAGGCGACCGCATCACCGGTGCGAGCTACGTCGACGTCAATGCGATCATCCCGGGTCTGACCATCCTGTCCATCGCCGCAGCCATCGTGGCTGTGCTGTTCTTCGTGACCGCGGTCATCGGGCGCTGGCGCTTTCCCCTCATCGGCACCGCGCTGCTGATCGTGACGTCGCTGATCGTGGGCGTGGCCTACCCGTGGGTCATCACGCAGGTGCAGGTGATCCCGAACCAGCGGACCCTCGAGGCGGAGTACTACGAGCGCAACCTGGAGGCGACCAAGTTCGCCTACGGTGTCGACGGACTCGAGAAGACCGACTTCGAGGCGGTCACCGACGTCGAGCCGGGACAGCTGCGCGCCGACGCCGAGACCACGGCATCCATTCGCATCATGGACCCGGCCATCATCGGACCGACCATCCGTCAGCTCGAGCAGTACCGCGGGTACTACCAGTTCACCGACCCGATGGACGTCGACCGCTACGAGATCAACGGCACGTCGCAGGACACGGTCGTCTCGGTGCGCGAGCTCGACATGACTCAGCTGGGCTCGGCGGCGTCGTGGTACAACACCACCCTCGTCTACACGCACGGCTACGGCATGGTCGCGGCCAAGGGCAACGCGCGCACGACCGACGGAAACCCCGTGTTCCTCGAGCGCGGCATCCCCACTGCGGGTGCGCTGACCACGGGCGAGGAATACGAACCGCGCGTCTACTTCGGTGAGAACGCCCCGCTGTACTCGATCGTGGGTGCGCCCGAGGGGGACGCCGACATCGAGCTCGACTATCCCCGTGGTGAGGACGGCGCGGCCCAGACCACGACGACGTTCACCGGCGACGGCGGCCCTGTCGTGGGCGATCCCTTCCACCGGCTGATCTACTCGCTGAAGTTCCAGTCCACCGACATCCTGTTCTCGGACGCCATCAACGACAAGTCCCAGATCCTGTACGACCGTGACCCGATCACCCGCGTCGAGAAGGCGGCTCCCTACCTGGAGCTCGACAACGACCCGTACCCGTCCGTCGTCGATGGACGCATCGTGTGGATCGTCGACGGTTACACGCTCAGCGCGAACTACCCGTATTCGTCGATCGTGAGCCTGCGCGACGCGATCAGCGACACCACGAACACGGCCCCACGGGTGGCGCTGGACGACATCAACTACATCCGCAACTCGGTCAAGGCGACCGTCGATGCGTATGACGGCGAGGTCACTCTCTACGCGTGGGATGAAGAGGACCCGCTGCTGCAGGCCTGGCAGAAGGTCTACCCGAACACGCTCAAGCCGATCAGCGAGATGTCCGGCGACCTGATGAGCCACGTGCGGTACCCGACCGACCTGTTCAAGGTGCAGCGGATGATGCTCGGCACGTACCACGTCGACGACGCGGCGTCGTTCTACTCCCGCGACAACGCGTGGCGGACCCCGGACGACCCGGTGGCCGACAACAACGTGCTGCAGCCGCCGTATTACCTGACCATGCAGATGCCCGGGCAGGATGCGCCGAGCTATTCGATGTTCACATCCTTCATCCCGGCATCCGAGGGGGACAACGCCCGGAACGTGCTGATGGGCTATCTCGCGGTCGATGCGAACGCCGGCAGTGAGGACGGGGTGAAGTCCGAGGGATACGGAAAGCTGCGGATGCTGGAGATCAGCGCCGATGTCAGCGTGCCCGGTCCCGGCCAGGTCCAGAACACGTTCGACTCCGATCAGACGATCTCGTCGCAGATGAACCTGCTGCGCCAGGGTGCGTCCGAGGTGCTCAACGGCAACCTCCTGACCCTGCCGGTCGGCGGCGGTCTGCTCTACGTGCAGCCCGTGTTCGTCCAGGCCTCCGGCGGCACCCAGCTGCCGACGCTGCGGAAGATCCTCGTCGCGTTCGGTGACGAAGTGGCATTCGAGGACACCCTGCAAGAGGCGCTGGACTCGATGTTCGGCGGTGAGTCCGGTGCGAGCACGGGCGACGGCGAAGTGACGCCCACTCCCGAACCGGATGACGGCGAGTCGGAGGAACCGGGTACAGGCGAGCAGCCCGCTCCCGACGTTCCGGCCGATGCCTACCAGGCGGCGCTGGATGCCGCGCGTCAGGCCATGGTCGACCGCGATGCCGCGATGCAGGCCGGCGACTGGGCCGCATACGGCGAGGCGGACGAGCGCCTCACCGAAGCGATCGAACAGCTGCTCGCGCTGTCGGAGGAGTGATCAGGCGGTCAGCAATGACCACCAGATCAGCAGGATCGTCACGCCGGACCCGGTGAGCTGGTTCAGCCAGAGGAACCGGCGCCAGCCTGCCGTGGCGGCGGTGCACTGGGCATCGGCGACGTTCCGGTACGGCCACACCGTGACGACGTACGGGATGGCCAGGAGCGCGGCGAGCTTCCCCGGCCAGGCGGTGCCGAGCATCGCCAGCCCGGCGAGCACGTAGCAGGCGAGCGCGAAGCGCACCGTGCGGGCGGCACCGAAGGCGGTCGCGATCGAGGCGATGCCGGCCTCACGGTCGGCGATGACGTCCTGGACGGCGCCGAAGGCGTGCGAAGCGATACCCCAGAGGGCGAATCCGAGCAGGAGTGCGATGAGCTGCCACGTCCACTCGGCCCCCGCCAGGACGAGCCCGTACACGGCGGGGGCGAAGAAGTGGATGCTGCTGGTCACCGAGTCGGCGACGGGCCGCTCCTTGAGCCGCAGCGGCGGTGCCGAATATGCGACGACGAAGAACAGGCTGGCCCCGAGCACGAGCCAGGATGCCGGTGAGCCGGCGACGACGAGGACGACCACGAACGGGGCGCAGGCCAGTGCGGCAGCCCACAGCGTGACCCGGTGCAGCCGCGGGTCCAGCACCGCGCCGTGCGCACCGCCCTTGCGAGGATTGGCGAGGTCGGACGCGTAGTCGAACACATCGTTGATGCCGTACATCGCGAGGTTGTACGGGATGAGGAAGAACACCGTGCCCACGACCAGCAGCCCATCGATCTCGCGGGTGCTGAGCAGGTACGCAGCCGCGAACGGGTAGGCCGTGTTGATCCAGCTCACCGGACGCGATGAGATCAACAGCTGCCGCAGGATGCCGCTCACGGCAGCGTCCTCCGGGTGAGCAGCGTGGCGACCGCCGGGACGAGGAACGCCGCGCACAGCGGGTAGGCGAAGTCCTCGATCGGCGCCAGTCCGATCCGCACGCCGCTGATCTGTTCGTCGGGGTAGGTGAACAGCCCGGCGGCGATCATCAGATTGTCGAACACGGCCGTCAACGCCATGAGGACCGCCGCGCACAGCGCCGACGCCGCCATACGACGCCCGAACCGCGGACGACGCACCGTGGCGAGTGTCACGAAGAGCGTGACGAGCAGGAACGGCACGACGATCAGCGGGTATGTCACGCGACCTCCCGCCTGTTCCAGAACGCGGCGTGGACGATCAGTGCGAGATGGCAGAGGAACGCGAGGAAGACCGGCTCCTCCACGGGCAGATGCGGCGCCAGATCGACGCCGAGCAGCAGGGGGCTGTCTCCCTTGACGAACACGCCCGCGGCGATCCCGGC
This DNA window, taken from Microbacterium invictum, encodes the following:
- a CDS encoding zinc-dependent metalloprotease encodes the protein MTDEDRPDNDDFEELLRGLLGGQGGGLGPEQLEQLRGLGVDPAMMQQVLRQMQSAFASGADGIDWNAARTQALHLANQDGQGIGTGDRQDFGQAFSLATLWLSEATAVSELASAPRAMTRGQWVEATLPVWQELAEPVANSIADALTAAIDSQTPDEMKGAIAGAGRFMRTIGGSLFAAQLGGVIGRLSQEVVSGGDVGIPVMPDGEAAILPQNFADFGRDLEIEPDQLALYLATRELAHARLFRHARWLRLHVISQVTDFARGIHVDMGALEELATRFDPSSPDELKAAIESGALLPQRTDAQTTALERLENLLATIEGWVDIVTADATSRLPTADRIAEAVRRRRAVGGPAEQAMGSLVGLELRPRRLREAAAMWRAVTDAVGVEARDSLWDYPDLMPGPGDIDDPAGLIARLQARGRGEAPPRDAMDDALDALLKSAADDTGDAPGDTDADRPEGPRPV
- a CDS encoding YlbL family protein; the protein is MALFDPTVTVTPAPRRRVPRSVTIGIWALAVALLALLALTLLPTSFVIQRPGPVFNTLGTAADAEGEQVPLIEVAGADTYPTAGALDLLTAEIRGNPANTPSWVELAFAWFDPSRAILPIDRVFAEGQTAEERTQQSAQMMVDSQKEATAAALIELGHDVEPMVRVYAIGEESPAQGILQPDDIIRAVDGTPVDDTDALRKGINATGGDPVDLTVERDGQLLDAQVTPIEGEIDGETTWLVGVTTLRDFDFPIDVTIQLNAVGGSSAGMMFSLGIIDMLTPGELNGGESVAGTGTIDSEGVVGPIGAIRQKLHGAKDAGADWFLAPLSNCDEVVGHVPSGLQVFAVETLDDALEVLETIREDGDVDALPTCER
- a CDS encoding UPF0182 family protein, coding for MTTTSAPNQATPSPLRRAIGITLAVIAAIVVAFFIFASLYADWLWYAQLGFDGVLVTQWTARVVMFAIGFFGMAAPVFASIQLAYRLRPVYARLSSQLDHYQEVVEPLRRLAMWGIPVFFGFFSGFAASAQWETAWLWMNRVSTGIDDPEFGLDTGFYLFELPFFGSLLGFISAVLLVCLLVTALVAYLYGSVRVGQRELRISKAARIQLAIIAGLYLLTQGVSLWLDRYKTLLSEGDRITGASYVDVNAIIPGLTILSIAAAIVAVLFFVTAVIGRWRFPLIGTALLIVTSLIVGVAYPWVITQVQVIPNQRTLEAEYYERNLEATKFAYGVDGLEKTDFEAVTDVEPGQLRADAETTASIRIMDPAIIGPTIRQLEQYRGYYQFTDPMDVDRYEINGTSQDTVVSVRELDMTQLGSAASWYNTTLVYTHGYGMVAAKGNARTTDGNPVFLERGIPTAGALTTGEEYEPRVYFGENAPLYSIVGAPEGDADIELDYPRGEDGAAQTTTTFTGDGGPVVGDPFHRLIYSLKFQSTDILFSDAINDKSQILYDRDPITRVEKAAPYLELDNDPYPSVVDGRIVWIVDGYTLSANYPYSSIVSLRDAISDTTNTAPRVALDDINYIRNSVKATVDAYDGEVTLYAWDEEDPLLQAWQKVYPNTLKPISEMSGDLMSHVRYPTDLFKVQRMMLGTYHVDDAASFYSRDNAWRTPDDPVADNNVLQPPYYLTMQMPGQDAPSYSMFTSFIPASEGDNARNVLMGYLAVDANAGSEDGVKSEGYGKLRMLEISADVSVPGPGQVQNTFDSDQTISSQMNLLRQGASEVLNGNLLTLPVGGGLLYVQPVFVQASGGTQLPTLRKILVAFGDEVAFEDTLQEALDSMFGGESGASTGDGEVTPTPEPDDGESEEPGTGEQPAPDVPADAYQAALDAARQAMVDRDAAMQAGDWAAYGEADERLTEAIEQLLALSEE
- a CDS encoding prenyltransferase yields the protein MSGILRQLLISSRPVSWINTAYPFAAAYLLSTREIDGLLVVGTVFFLIPYNLAMYGINDVFDYASDLANPRKGGAHGAVLDPRLHRVTLWAAALACAPFVVVLVVAGSPASWLVLGASLFFVVAYSAPPLRLKERPVADSVTSSIHFFAPAVYGLVLAGAEWTWQLIALLLGFALWGIASHAFGAVQDVIADREAGIASIATAFGAARTVRFALACYVLAGLAMLGTAWPGKLAALLAIPYVVTVWPYRNVADAQCTAATAGWRRFLWLNQLTGSGVTILLIWWSLLTA
- a CDS encoding lycopene cyclase domain-containing protein encodes the protein MTYPLIVVPFLLVTLFVTLATVRRPRFGRRMAASALCAAVLMALTAVFDNLMIAAGLFTYPDEQISGVRIGLAPIEDFAYPLCAAFLVPAVATLLTRRTLP
- a CDS encoding lycopene cyclase domain-containing protein, which gives rise to MPGLYLLLLLVSFTGTLLLDARFRLALWRRPGVSAGAIAVGTAFFLLWDAAGIAAGVFVKGDSPLLLGVDLAPHLPVEEPVFLAFLCHLALIVHAAFWNRREVA